In Sphaerospermopsis torques-reginae ITEP-024, the genomic window GTCTGGTTCTTGCGGTTTCACTGTAGCTCACTCCTGATACTAATTGATTACCTGCGTAGTGGATGAACACATCATCTAAAGTTGCGTCTGGTTTTCCTATGGCTGCTTTTAATTCTGATGGTGAACCAGTGATAATTTCTTTACCCTGATTCATAATTACTACTCGATGACACAGAGTATCTGCTTCTTCTAAAAAATGGGTAGTTAAAAAGATGGTTGTACCGTACTCAATTCGCAATTGTTCCATCAGCTGCCAAACTTGCGATCGCGCTACAGGATCTAATCCCACTGTCGGCTCATCCAAAAATAAAATCTGCGGTTGATGTAAAATAGCCTGGGCAATTTCTAATTTACGAATCATCCCCCCAGAGTAATTTCTCACTAAGCGATGTGCAGCATCCTCCAAACCCATAAATTCCAACACATCCTTAATTTGCTGTTGTCGTCTTCGAGTCGGTAGATCGTATAACTTGGCAAATATTAAAAGGTTTTCATAACCCGTCAAAGTTCCATCTGCTGATAAAGCTTGAGGTACATAACCTATCACCCTTCTCACAGCATCAGGTTGACGAGTCACATCATAACCAGCTAAGTATGCTTTCCCGCTACTGACTGGTAGCAAGGTGGTTAACATTTTAATTACTGTGCTTTTACCAGCACCATTAGGACCAAGTAAACCGAAAACTTCTCCCGATGTTACGGATATATTTAAGCCATCAACGGCGGTGAAGTTGTCAAAGCGTCGCGTCAGTTCCAGGGTTTGCAATATCACTGATGGCGAAACTTGTGCAGATTTTAACGAAGAGTCTACGCTTCCCCTTTGTTTACTCACGATTGGGAGACACTTCCTTTTTCAAATATTTAGATTGCCTAAATATTAGTTTGGCATATTTTTTCTAAAAGTCAAGACCAAGGATTAATGATGACAACCCCAGTACCAGCAAAATCATTTTCGTTACGAGTGACAAGTGATAGAGAGTGTTGAAGTGCGATCGCTGCAATGAGAGAATCCATAGCGGGTATAGGTCGGCCATTCTGTTCAAGTGACGCAACCAAATTTCCCCATAAGACCATTGTTGAAACATCTACAGTTAAGATTCTGTGTTCAAAGCGATTGGGTAGGGTTTCGTTTAGCCAAGTTGTGAGAGAGTCTTTTCTCTTAGATGGAGTAAGTTGGCAGATGCCTTTAGCGATTTCGCCAACAGTAATTACACTGAGGTAAAGTGTTTCTGGAACTTGGGCATCTACCCAATCTAAAACTTTTTGATTTGGTTGTTTGGCAACAAGTTCAGAAATTAGACAAGTATCAAGGAGGTAGGTCATGGGGTAAAGGTATCGCGGGGTAGACTGCGATCGCGGTTTAAGTCGAGTTCTTCAGCGAGTTCAGCCAAGGGGGATTGACGGAAAAATTCTGAGATTTTAGTAGGTTGTTCTGAGTTGGTATTGCTTGTAGTTAGGCTTTGGGCAAGGAGTTGAATAATATACAGTTTATCGTTATGTGAAAGCTGAAGGAGTTGTTGTTCGAGTTCTGGGATAACCATGATGGGGTTTAAATGCAGGATAATTTTATTGTACTTTCAGCGTCTACTCAATTTAAATAGAGCGATCGCCTCTAGCAGTGCTGGAAGCGATCGCTATACTTACTGAGCGATCACGTATAATGTAAGTACAAATATTTATAAATTAGTTAGTTGAAAAATAAGGAAGGTTTTTAATTTGACTGACTACAATAAACACGGACTTTCAAGAGATATACCAGAAGATGTAAAGAGAAAAGTGAGACAGAGATGTGGATTTGGTTGTGTAATCTGTGGTAATGCTATAGTTCAATATGAACATTTTAATCCTCCTTTTACACAAGCAAAACAACACGACCCAGATGGTATTGCCTTACTTTGTGGAGGTTGTCATAATGAAGTAACAACAGGATTTGGATCTAAACTTCTGGTTAGTGAGAATTCAAAGAATCCATTTTGTTTAAGAAGAGGTTATACTGCTCATAGATTGAAAATGGAGAATGATTATCCAGTAGTTGTGGTAGGGACAACAAGATGGGAAAAAACTATAACTATATTTGAAGTGTTTGGAGAACCTATACTCCAGATTGAACCACCGGAAAAAGCTCATACTCCTTACTTGATAACAGGTGTATTCTGTGACGAGGAAGGTAATGAACTTTTTCGCATTGTTAAGAATGAGTGGATTGGTTCAACTAGTAACTGGGACATAACATTTTCTGGAGGTAAAGTTACTATAAGAAGAAAATTGCGTGACATAGCACTTCAACTTCAATACAAACCGCCCAGTGAAATAATTATCACTAAAATCAATATGTACTATAAAGGAGCTAGAATTTTTGGAGATCAAAATGGATTGAGGGCAACTGCTCCAGATAAATCTACTATTTCAATTGGTAGTTCAAATTTTAAAGGAGTTTCATGCCGTACAGCATTTTCAATTGATTATTCAAGTGTCATAGTAGGTTATATGTGTGGGTATACTGGCTTTTGAGTCAGGAGTTCTATTTAGGTTCAAAATTTTCCTGATGAAATTAGATTCCTAATGAAATTAGATTCCTAAAGCAATACCTTCATCAATATCTCCCTTACCCAAGCTTCCTGATCAGAAGATAAACCAGGTTTTAGAACTTGTGAATAATCAATTGCTAAATCAAATCTAGCCCGTTCATAGATTTCATTAAGTAACCTCTGTAAATCAATCACAGGTTCATTTTCTCCCGAACGCAAAGGAACGGGAAAAACAGGAATAGGATCTTGTAAATCAAAACTGTAAAGGTCTGCATCTGGTCGTTGATGACTGCGGCTAACTAAAATGTGATAATCGCTTTTATTTGCTCCTATAATTGGCAAAGATTCACCTAATCTCAATAGGTCAATTTCCACTAAATTAGTAGCAGATGCTAAAATTTTCTGTCTCTTATTTTCGTAAACTGTTCTACCTTCCTTAGACCGTTTATTTCTGGGAGAAAGTATTTCAATTACAGTCACTACTTCCCGGCTTTGTGTGGCTTTCACTTCCAAAAATCGCTCAATTACTTCTTCATACATGGGAACTTTAACTTTACTAGGTTCTGCTAGTTTTGTAGTAGTTAAAGTTGTCCCAGTTTCTGCATTATTATTTCTTTTCGCAACAGCTACATCAGCAATTCCCACTAGGAAAATATCATCCACACTTGTGTAAACTCGCTCCTCAATAGAAACCCTGTATTGAGGGGCAATTTGAGGAGTTAAATCATCAGCTATAGCGACAATTAAACGATTATGTACTTGATGCCATAATTCAGGTTGTTCTAAATACGGATTCATACCAGGAAACGGATTTTGCATTTGCACTGTCTCCAACTTATTTACATCTCCTTTGATAGAATTATTTTATCGCTCTGTAGGTTGGCTTGACAATTTTTTTGGATTATGCTTGGATTGTGCGATGCCTGGGGCGAGTTTAGCGATCGCATAACCTAAAGTATATTTAGTTAAGTGAGCAGTATTGCGATATAACCTCTCATTTAATCCACCTAATCAGATAGGAATTAGGACGATTAAAATTAACTAATATGTGTAATTATTAGTGACTTCCACTTGCTAAACTAAAAGAGTGTAATTCAATATAAAAACCCATTTAAAACATCCAATTCAAAAATATGAACAGCTTTCAAACTTTATGTAAAACCCTAGCTATTAGTACAGGAATCTTT contains:
- a CDS encoding HNH endonuclease, whose protein sequence is MTDYNKHGLSRDIPEDVKRKVRQRCGFGCVICGNAIVQYEHFNPPFTQAKQHDPDGIALLCGGCHNEVTTGFGSKLLVSENSKNPFCLRRGYTAHRLKMENDYPVVVVGTTRWEKTITIFEVFGEPILQIEPPEKAHTPYLITGVFCDEEGNELFRIVKNEWIGSTSNWDITFSGGKVTIRRKLRDIALQLQYKPPSEIIITKINMYYKGARIFGDQNGLRATAPDKSTISIGSSNFKGVSCRTAFSIDYSSVIVGYMCGYTGF
- a CDS encoding ATP-binding cassette domain-containing protein; its protein translation is MSKQRGSVDSSLKSAQVSPSVILQTLELTRRFDNFTAVDGLNISVTSGEVFGLLGPNGAGKSTVIKMLTTLLPVSSGKAYLAGYDVTRQPDAVRRVIGYVPQALSADGTLTGYENLLIFAKLYDLPTRRRQQQIKDVLEFMGLEDAAHRLVRNYSGGMIRKLEIAQAILHQPQILFLDEPTVGLDPVARSQVWQLMEQLRIEYGTTIFLTTHFLEEADTLCHRVVIMNQGKEIITGSPSELKAAIGKPDATLDDVFIHYAGNQLVSGVSYSETARTRRTSQRLG
- a CDS encoding type II toxin-antitoxin system VapC family toxin; translated protein: MTYLLDTCLISELVAKQPNQKVLDWVDAQVPETLYLSVITVGEIAKGICQLTPSKRKDSLTTWLNETLPNRFEHRILTVDVSTMVLWGNLVASLEQNGRPIPAMDSLIAAIALQHSLSLVTRNENDFAGTGVVIINPWS
- a CDS encoding DUF4058 family protein, whose amino-acid sequence is MQNPFPGMNPYLEQPELWHQVHNRLIVAIADDLTPQIAPQYRVSIEERVYTSVDDIFLVGIADVAVAKRNNNAETGTTLTTTKLAEPSKVKVPMYEEVIERFLEVKATQSREVVTVIEILSPRNKRSKEGRTVYENKRQKILASATNLVEIDLLRLGESLPIIGANKSDYHILVSRSHQRPDADLYSFDLQDPIPVFPVPLRSGENEPVIDLQRLLNEIYERARFDLAIDYSQVLKPGLSSDQEAWVREILMKVLL